One Pseudodesulfovibrio cashew DNA window includes the following coding sequences:
- a CDS encoding LysE family translocator: METYAAFVLFVIVMTGTPGMGNLSMMAIGQTTGFRSSLSFLAGTTAGAVLLNTMVALGLGGLFTANPQAAWFMKIGGMAYILYLGWKIIRMQLAAPGMEKPLSFRDGLFLHPTNPKSWTMAVVGFSQFANPEAPLPPQVVVFVLTFMFFQVSFHSLWGLMGMGIMQLLRSRSVRMGFNIVLVTVMVGATAYAMLI; this comes from the coding sequence ATGGAAACGTATGCAGCTTTTGTCCTCTTCGTCATTGTCATGACCGGCACACCCGGCATGGGCAATCTTTCCATGATGGCCATAGGCCAGACAACGGGATTTCGTTCATCCCTGTCTTTTCTGGCGGGCACCACTGCGGGCGCGGTTCTTCTCAACACCATGGTCGCCCTCGGTCTGGGCGGATTGTTCACAGCCAATCCCCAGGCCGCCTGGTTCATGAAGATCGGCGGAATGGCCTATATTCTCTATCTGGGCTGGAAGATCATCAGGATGCAGCTTGCCGCGCCGGGAATGGAAAAACCTCTCTCGTTCCGGGATGGCCTGTTTCTCCATCCGACCAACCCGAAAAGCTGGACCATGGCCGTGGTCGGATTCAGTCAGTTCGCCAACCCGGAAGCGCCATTGCCGCCCCAGGTGGTGGTCTTCGTCCTGACCTTCATGTTTTTCCAGGTCTCGTTCCACTCCCTGTGGGGGTTGATGGGCATGGGGATAATGCAGCTGCTCCGCTCTCGTTCCGTCAGGATGGGCTTCAACATCGTGCTGGTCACGGTCATGGTCGGGGCCACGGCCTACGCCATGCTCATCTGA
- a CDS encoding PLP-dependent aminotransferase family protein yields MTMYTPHVARENGPLYKALADSIERDIQAGTLTPGERLPTHRDMADALGVNVSTVTRGYREAEKRGLLSGTVGRGTFVASDAVTSSAMVSFEPGAPGMIEMGLIAPLSYLDPDVAEGFRRIARRKDPTTFLRYTDPRGLPDHRQAGALWARLYGLECGPEEIIVCAGAQHALTCCLAGLLRPGDRLAVDSLTYPGLKSLASMLGIRLAPITMDGQGMMPEALDAACRRNDIKAVYLMPGVHNPTTATMSEPRRDEIARLAEVHDLIIIEDDAYDLTHPGRTTPVSDRARHRAVFVAGLSKSLAAGLRVAFLVAPPALRKPLAQAVLNTIWMAPPLNVELAAMWITDGTAEQILEAKRAEAARRYMIACDVLDGLRFRGKPTGFFCWLELPAPWTGAAFEAAARARGINVFGAEKFVVGDTAAPAAARLSLTGAEDIDDYRQGLWVLWHLLTRKD; encoded by the coding sequence ATGACAATGTACACACCGCACGTGGCAAGGGAGAACGGGCCCCTGTACAAGGCCCTGGCGGATTCCATCGAACGGGATATTCAGGCCGGAACGCTCACGCCCGGAGAACGGCTGCCGACCCATCGCGACATGGCCGACGCCTTGGGCGTGAACGTGTCCACGGTGACGCGCGGCTACCGCGAGGCCGAGAAGCGCGGCCTGCTGTCCGGTACCGTTGGCCGGGGGACCTTCGTGGCGTCGGACGCGGTCACGTCTTCGGCCATGGTTTCCTTCGAGCCCGGCGCGCCCGGCATGATCGAAATGGGGCTCATCGCGCCCCTGTCGTACCTGGACCCTGACGTGGCCGAGGGCTTCCGGCGTATTGCCCGGCGAAAGGATCCCACTACATTCCTGCGCTACACCGACCCTCGCGGCCTGCCGGACCACCGCCAGGCGGGTGCGCTCTGGGCGCGGCTCTACGGTCTGGAGTGCGGCCCCGAGGAGATCATTGTCTGCGCCGGAGCACAGCACGCCCTGACCTGCTGCCTGGCCGGGCTGCTCCGCCCCGGCGACCGGCTGGCCGTGGACTCCCTGACGTATCCCGGCCTCAAATCCCTTGCCTCCATGCTCGGCATCAGGCTGGCGCCCATCACCATGGACGGGCAGGGCATGATGCCCGAGGCCCTGGATGCCGCCTGCCGCCGCAACGACATCAAGGCCGTCTATCTCATGCCCGGCGTGCACAACCCCACCACCGCCACCATGAGCGAACCCCGGCGTGACGAGATCGCGCGGCTGGCCGAAGTTCACGACCTGATCATCATCGAGGACGACGCCTACGACCTGACCCACCCCGGTCGGACCACGCCCGTGTCCGACCGCGCCCGGCACCGCGCCGTGTTCGTGGCCGGGCTCTCCAAGTCCCTGGCCGCAGGACTGCGCGTGGCTTTTCTGGTCGCGCCGCCCGCCCTGCGCAAGCCCCTGGCCCAGGCCGTGCTCAACACCATCTGGATGGCCCCGCCACTCAACGTCGAGCTCGCCGCCATGTGGATCACCGACGGCACCGCCGAACAGATTCTTGAAGCCAAGCGCGCCGAAGCCGCCCGCCGCTACATGATCGCCTGTGACGTGCTCGACGGGCTGCGCTTCCGTGGCAAGCCCACCGGCTTCTTTTGCTGGCTGGAGCTGCCCGCGCCCTGGACCGGCGCAGCCTTCGAGGCCGCCGCCCGCGCCAGGGGCATCAATGTGTTTGGCGCGGAAAAGTTCGTGGTCGGCGACACTGCCGCGCCTGCCGCCGCGCGCCTCTCTCTTACCGGAGCCGAGGACATAGACGACTACCGCCAAGGACTCTGGGTGCTCTGGCATCTGCTGACCCGCAAAGACTGA
- a CDS encoding DUF2959 domain-containing protein, which yields MKRIVLALTLFSLIFTLGCQKAYYSAMEKVGYDKREILSDRVENARESQQDAKEQFANALERYKSVVNFDGGELEEKYEILNSEYETSEAMAEDVRDRIESVEDVAEALFEEWADEITQYTSSKLRRASQQKLSATKSRYNKLIRAMKKASAKMDPVLHAFKDQVLYLKHNLNAKAIASLEGELTTIQSNVGTLIKEMEKSIAEADAFIKTLE from the coding sequence ATGAAACGGATCGTCCTCGCCCTCACCCTCTTTTCCCTCATCTTCACCCTCGGCTGCCAGAAAGCCTACTACTCGGCCATGGAAAAGGTCGGGTACGACAAGCGCGAAATCCTGTCCGACCGCGTCGAGAACGCCCGCGAATCCCAGCAGGACGCCAAGGAACAGTTCGCCAACGCCCTTGAACGCTACAAGTCCGTGGTCAACTTCGACGGCGGTGAGCTCGAAGAAAAATACGAGATCCTCAACAGCGAGTACGAGACCAGCGAGGCCATGGCCGAAGACGTCCGCGACCGCATCGAATCCGTCGAGGACGTGGCTGAAGCCCTGTTCGAGGAATGGGCCGACGAGATCACCCAGTACACCTCCTCCAAGCTGCGCCGCGCCAGCCAGCAGAAACTTTCTGCCACCAAGTCGCGCTACAACAAACTCATTCGCGCCATGAAAAAGGCCAGCGCCAAGATGGACCCCGTGCTGCACGCCTTCAAAGATCAAGTGCTCTACCTCAAGCACAACCTCAACGCCAAGGCCATCGCCTCCCTCGAAGGCGAACTCACCACCATCCAGTCCAATGTCGGCACCCTGATCAAGGAAATGGAAAAATCCATCGCCGAAGCCGACGCCTTTATCAAGACGTTGGAATAA
- a CDS encoding LysR family transcriptional regulator ArgP, whose product MLDYKLVEAFGAVVREGGFEKAAKVLHLTQSAVSQRVKLLEEQAGCVLLVRSSPPSPTPAGREMLKHYRKVRLLEADLGLGTEQDGSGYVTLPVGINADSLATWFFPAVNDYLDANPVLLDLAVDDQAQTHQLLRDGEVLGCISDRSEPFQGCRVDYLGDQTYRLYCTPDYRAKWHPRGVAPEGMEAAPILIFNRKDLMHGDLIAEALGSAPTAYNAFYLPSSEKFAPTIASGRVCGMLPDQQAAEYLDRGELIDLLPGHVYTVRLHWHCWNLESAQLSRFTQALVSGARRELAPPA is encoded by the coding sequence ATGCTCGATTACAAGTTGGTGGAGGCCTTCGGGGCCGTAGTGCGGGAAGGCGGATTCGAGAAGGCTGCCAAGGTGTTGCATCTGACCCAGTCCGCCGTGTCGCAGCGGGTCAAGCTGCTGGAGGAACAGGCCGGGTGCGTGCTGCTCGTCCGATCCTCCCCGCCCTCGCCCACCCCGGCGGGCAGGGAGATGCTCAAGCACTACCGGAAGGTGAGACTGCTGGAGGCGGACCTCGGCCTTGGTACGGAACAGGACGGCAGCGGGTACGTAACCCTGCCCGTGGGCATTAATGCCGACTCCCTGGCCACCTGGTTCTTCCCGGCGGTGAACGACTACCTCGATGCCAACCCCGTATTGCTCGACCTGGCCGTGGACGACCAGGCCCAGACCCACCAGCTCCTCCGAGACGGCGAAGTCCTCGGCTGTATCAGCGACCGGAGCGAGCCCTTCCAGGGCTGTCGCGTGGACTACCTGGGCGATCAGACTTACAGATTGTATTGCACACCGGACTACAGGGCAAAATGGCACCCCCGCGGCGTGGCGCCGGAAGGTATGGAAGCCGCGCCAATCCTCATTTTCAACCGCAAAGACCTGATGCACGGCGACCTCATCGCCGAAGCCCTTGGAAGCGCGCCGACTGCATACAACGCCTTTTACCTGCCCTCCTCAGAGAAGTTCGCGCCGACCATCGCCTCCGGCCGGGTCTGCGGCATGCTCCCGGACCAGCAGGCCGCAGAGTACCTTGATCGGGGCGAACTCATCGACCTTTTGCCCGGCCACGTCTACACGGTGCGGCTACACTGGCACTGCTGGAATCTCGAATCCGCACAGCTCTCCCGCTTCACCCAAGCCCTCGTGAGCGGAGCGCGCCGCGAACTCGCCCCGCCCGCCTAG
- a CDS encoding LysE/ArgO family amino acid transporter produces the protein MTPFLQGFGMGGGLIVAIGAQNAFVLTQGVRRNHHLAVAALCILCDGVLISLGVTGVGTMVASNPLLGKMAAWGGAAFLTWYGLGSFLSAWRGGVLGEGEDAGKTLRHTLALTLAVTLLNPHVYLDTVVLMGSVSGRFGDPGRYLFGLGAFCASTAWFVLLSLGGQALAPVFQRRSTWRILDGVVCLTMWTIAATLIHSAVSA, from the coding sequence ATGACACCATTTCTCCAAGGGTTCGGCATGGGCGGCGGGCTCATCGTGGCCATAGGGGCGCAGAACGCCTTTGTACTGACCCAGGGCGTGCGACGCAACCATCATCTCGCCGTGGCCGCGCTGTGCATCCTGTGCGACGGCGTGCTGATCTCGTTGGGCGTGACGGGCGTGGGCACCATGGTCGCGTCCAACCCGCTCCTGGGTAAGATGGCGGCCTGGGGCGGGGCTGCGTTCCTGACGTGGTACGGGCTGGGCTCGTTTCTATCGGCCTGGCGCGGCGGCGTGCTGGGCGAGGGCGAGGACGCGGGCAAGACCTTGCGTCATACCCTGGCGCTCACTTTGGCGGTGACACTGCTGAATCCGCATGTCTATCTGGATACGGTCGTTTTGATGGGGTCGGTCTCGGGCCGCTTCGGCGATCCGGGCCGCTACCTTTTCGGCCTGGGCGCTTTCTGCGCCTCCACCGCCTGGTTTGTCCTGCTCAGCCTTGGCGGCCAGGCCCTGGCTCCGGTGTTTCAACGTCGCTCCACCTGGCGCATCCTGGATGGCGTGGTCTGCCTGACCATGTGGACCATCGCCGCTACCCTTATTCACTCCGCCGTCAGCGCATAG
- a CDS encoding cereblon family protein, with amino-acid sequence MLYHHSFGVVFPLVCKDGPERDAPGPEEPELTPEPHEGFGDRTLVCRACQSVITRRELAMEVSGQHRHVFFNPYGVVFELGCFASAKNVEPVGPPTDEFTWFPGFAWQVVACSGCRSQLGWRYVGREGGFYGLILKALVEKAGRKA; translated from the coding sequence ATGTTGTATCATCATTCATTCGGCGTTGTTTTTCCCCTGGTTTGCAAGGACGGGCCGGAAAGGGACGCGCCCGGACCGGAGGAGCCCGAGTTGACGCCGGAACCCCATGAAGGGTTTGGCGACAGGACGTTGGTCTGCAGGGCATGCCAATCAGTGATTACCCGTCGCGAGCTGGCGATGGAGGTGAGCGGCCAGCATCGTCACGTCTTTTTCAACCCCTATGGGGTGGTCTTCGAGCTCGGGTGTTTTGCCTCGGCCAAGAACGTGGAGCCCGTGGGACCGCCCACGGACGAGTTCACCTGGTTTCCGGGATTCGCCTGGCAGGTGGTGGCCTGCTCGGGGTGCCGCTCGCAATTGGGGTGGCGCTACGTCGGCCGGGAGGGCGGTTTTTACGGCCTGATCCTCAAGGCGCTCGTGGAGAAGGCCGGGCGCAAGGCTTGA
- a CDS encoding HD domain-containing protein codes for MTQSPLHPYEQWFHGHVDRYLALAGEDAFMVERKVRHTRRVLAHARAILKEIKPGATFSHVVEVATLLHDVGRFPQLVDQGTYDDRAGFNHAEAGAEILESQGVLAPLDEVDRRRVLDLVRYHNRAVVPEGLDPDTRLGLHVVRNADKLDAIRNNLKYLNPAAPHGKALKAGVVWHDAEVSPAVLERARNRQLIPFADIRWSNDFILFLCCWLYDLHFRYSFRHLLSSGRFEELLGRLPDHGPLAELADMFREDLERLAEEGADPLS; via the coding sequence ATGACACAATCCCCTTTGCATCCATACGAACAGTGGTTTCACGGCCATGTGGACCGCTATCTGGCTTTGGCCGGAGAGGACGCCTTCATGGTCGAGCGCAAGGTGCGCCACACCCGGCGTGTCCTCGCCCATGCGCGGGCGATCCTCAAGGAAATCAAGCCGGGAGCGACATTTTCCCATGTGGTGGAAGTGGCCACCCTGCTGCATGACGTGGGCAGATTTCCGCAACTGGTGGACCAGGGGACCTATGACGACAGGGCCGGGTTCAATCATGCCGAGGCCGGGGCCGAAATTCTGGAGAGCCAGGGTGTGCTCGCTCCACTGGACGAGGTCGACCGGCGCAGGGTGCTGGACCTCGTGCGCTATCACAATCGGGCCGTGGTGCCCGAGGGATTGGACCCGGACACCCGCCTGGGGCTTCACGTGGTACGCAATGCGGACAAGCTGGACGCCATCCGCAACAATCTCAAGTACCTGAACCCGGCGGCACCCCACGGCAAGGCGCTCAAGGCCGGGGTTGTCTGGCATGATGCCGAGGTTTCGCCCGCGGTGCTGGAGAGGGCGCGGAACCGGCAACTCATCCCTTTTGCCGATATCCGCTGGTCCAACGACTTCATTCTGTTCCTGTGTTGCTGGCTCTACGATCTGCACTTCCGCTACAGCTTTCGCCACCTGTTGTCCTCGGGCCGCTTCGAGGAGCTGCTAGGAAGGCTGCCGGATCACGGCCCCCTGGCCGAGTTGGCCGACATGTTCCGGGAGGACCTGGAGCGGCTGGCCGAAGAAGGGGCTGACCCGCTTTCTTGA
- a CDS encoding YigZ family protein: protein MAIRYPIPAETYRTEDSIKRSRFIVTASHAPDSESAKAFITEIKAEFPDATHNCWAYAAGPPGDTAQVGMSDDGEPHGTAGKPMLNTLLHGGVGEIAVVVTRYFGGTKLGTGGLVRAYTSLVNLALEGLPQKEKVETVRLLATVPYQSVTLFKRMLPEFEAEVAEERFTDEAGFVLVMPAEHEADFAARVAELTDGRGRIKAG from the coding sequence ATGGCCATCCGTTATCCCATCCCCGCTGAAACCTACCGCACCGAGGACTCCATCAAGCGCAGCCGCTTCATCGTCACAGCGAGCCATGCGCCTGACAGCGAGAGCGCCAAGGCCTTCATCACGGAGATAAAGGCCGAATTTCCTGACGCCACCCACAACTGTTGGGCCTATGCCGCCGGTCCGCCGGGCGACACGGCGCAGGTGGGCATGAGCGACGACGGCGAGCCCCATGGTACGGCGGGAAAACCCATGCTCAACACCCTGCTGCACGGCGGCGTGGGCGAGATCGCCGTGGTGGTGACGCGCTACTTTGGCGGAACCAAGCTCGGCACGGGCGGACTGGTGCGGGCCTACACCTCCCTGGTCAATCTCGCCCTGGAGGGATTGCCGCAAAAGGAAAAGGTCGAGACCGTGCGTCTGCTCGCCACCGTGCCGTACCAGTCGGTGACCCTGTTCAAGCGGATGCTCCCGGAGTTCGAGGCCGAAGTGGCCGAGGAGCGGTTCACGGATGAGGCCGGGTTCGTTCTGGTCATGCCCGCAGAGCACGAGGCGGACTTCGCCGCCAGAGTGGCGGAGTTGACCGATGGGCGGGGCCGGATCAAAGCGGGATAA
- a CDS encoding LemA family protein, with protein sequence MIKRITLALVALFMTLSLTGCGYNSMQQQEENVFAAWGNLEAALQRRADLIPNLVETVKAAASHEKDTLQAVVEARAKATQTRITPDMLGDKAALQQFQAAQGGLSSALSRLMVVVERYPEIKANQNFLGLQHQLEGTENRINVARQRYNDAVKVFNSSIRSFPNSLTNSLMLKLDRKEFYQADPGAKTAPKVNFGNNS encoded by the coding sequence ATGATCAAACGCATCACCCTGGCGCTCGTCGCCCTGTTCATGACCCTGTCCCTGACCGGCTGTGGCTACAACTCCATGCAGCAGCAGGAGGAGAATGTCTTCGCGGCCTGGGGCAACCTGGAAGCCGCGTTGCAGCGTCGCGCCGACCTGATCCCCAACCTGGTGGAAACGGTCAAGGCCGCCGCCTCCCATGAAAAGGACACCCTCCAGGCAGTGGTCGAGGCGCGGGCCAAGGCCACCCAGACCCGGATCACGCCGGACATGCTCGGCGACAAGGCCGCGCTGCAGCAGTTCCAGGCCGCGCAGGGCGGGCTCTCCTCGGCCCTGTCCCGGCTGATGGTCGTGGTGGAACGCTACCCCGAGATCAAGGCCAACCAGAACTTCCTGGGCCTCCAGCATCAGCTCGAGGGCACGGAGAACCGGATTAACGTGGCCCGTCAGCGCTACAACGACGCGGTCAAGGTCTTCAACAGCTCCATCCGCTCCTTCCCCAACTCCCTGACCAACTCGCTCATGCTCAAGCTGGACCGCAAGGAGTTCTATCAGGCCGATCCCGGGGCCAAGACCGCGCCCAAGGTCAACTTCGGCAACAACTCCTAA
- a CDS encoding TPM domain-containing protein — protein MRKVILFVPAALLVLVFASGAKALDVPEYKGYVNDLAGMISPKVRQTLEARLADLDRTDSTQIAVLTVPSLEGEDINDFSIRVTDAWKIGQKNEDNGVLLLVSKADRKLRIEVGYGLEGVLTDVLSGQIITNVIAPRFKAGDYDSGFLDGVGAISGAVRGEFKAAPVKTSRRSGRGALPLIIIPMILFVALTEIFGRRRRAARMSGWDGLDGQHGRSSAMGSAASTLFWLSLLGGGHRGGGGGFGGGGFGDGGGFGGFGGGGFGGGGASGDW, from the coding sequence GTGCGCAAAGTAATCCTTTTCGTCCCGGCGGCGCTGCTCGTGCTCGTGTTCGCCTCCGGCGCGAAAGCCCTCGACGTCCCCGAGTACAAGGGATACGTCAATGATCTGGCGGGCATGATCTCGCCCAAGGTCCGGCAGACCCTGGAGGCGCGGCTGGCCGATCTGGACCGGACCGATTCCACCCAGATCGCGGTGCTGACCGTTCCATCTCTTGAGGGAGAGGACATCAACGACTTCTCCATCCGCGTGACCGACGCCTGGAAGATCGGCCAGAAGAACGAGGACAACGGCGTGCTGCTGCTGGTCAGCAAGGCGGATCGAAAACTTCGTATCGAGGTGGGCTACGGCCTGGAGGGAGTGCTCACCGACGTGCTCTCCGGGCAGATCATCACCAACGTCATCGCTCCCCGCTTCAAGGCAGGGGATTATGACAGCGGCTTCCTCGACGGCGTGGGCGCCATTTCCGGCGCGGTGCGCGGCGAGTTCAAGGCCGCACCCGTCAAAACGTCGCGGCGCTCCGGGCGCGGCGCGTTGCCGCTGATCATCATTCCCATGATCCTCTTCGTGGCCCTGACCGAAATCTTCGGCAGGCGCAGGCGCGCCGCCCGCATGAGCGGATGGGACGGCCTGGACGGACAGCATGGCAGATCCTCCGCCATGGGGTCGGCGGCCTCGACGCTCTTCTGGCTCTCCCTGCTCGGCGGAGGCCACCGGGGCGGAGGCGGCGGCTTCGGCGGCGGTGGATTTGGCGACGGCGGTGGTTTCGGCGGATTTGGCGGTGGCGGTTTCGGCGGCGGCGGCGCCTCGGGCGACTGGTGA
- a CDS encoding TPM domain-containing protein produces MPGRVLPLLLAVLLGWTACAWGLEVPASDGYVTDLAGIMSSYTEQTVEQKLADLDRTDSTQVAVLTIPSLEGEDLEGFSLKVAEAWGIGQKGKDNGALLLISKADRKIRIEVGYGLEDTLTDIRAGRIIDQEMSPRFRKGDFDGGVMAGVDGIVDTVLGRYEATRAPEDKGESWLSIVLGILFFPVLILMSSPRLVYYLIGKFIFKVPPDSLRGNRYPGSGPTGSGGIGFGGGGFGGGFGGGGFGGGGASGGW; encoded by the coding sequence ATGCCGGGACGGGTCCTTCCTCTCCTGCTCGCGGTCCTGCTTGGCTGGACCGCCTGCGCCTGGGGGTTGGAGGTGCCTGCTTCGGACGGCTATGTCACCGATCTGGCCGGTATCATGTCCTCGTACACGGAACAGACCGTCGAGCAGAAGCTGGCCGACCTGGACCGGACCGATTCCACCCAGGTGGCGGTGCTGACCATTCCGTCCTTGGAAGGCGAAGACCTGGAAGGATTTTCCCTGAAGGTGGCCGAGGCCTGGGGCATCGGCCAAAAGGGAAAGGACAACGGTGCGCTGCTTTTGATCAGCAAGGCGGACCGGAAGATCCGTATCGAGGTCGGCTACGGCCTGGAGGACACGCTGACCGATATCAGAGCCGGGCGGATCATTGACCAGGAGATGTCCCCGCGCTTCAGGAAAGGCGACTTCGACGGGGGCGTCATGGCCGGAGTGGACGGCATCGTGGACACGGTGCTGGGGCGGTATGAGGCGACTCGTGCGCCGGAGGATAAAGGCGAAAGCTGGCTTTCCATAGTGCTCGGCATCCTGTTTTTCCCGGTGCTGATCCTCATGTCCTCCCCTCGGTTGGTGTACTATCTTATCGGGAAATTTATTTTCAAAGTCCCACCGGATTCCCTCCGGGGTAACCGCTACCCCGGGTCCGGCCCGACCGGTTCCGGTGGAATCGGCTTCGGGGGCGGAGGGTTCGGCGGCGGATTTGGCGGTGGCGGTTTCGGCGGAGGCGGGGCCTCCGGCGGCTGGTAA
- a CDS encoding TPM domain-containing protein, translating to MKTLAQTFLSQDEQEKLVQCVMDVEKRTSGEIVPVIASSSYDYPRASHLGGLLLGVLTAVCVAMLLGREDMWVFLALFLAAYVLFSQLLNAIPELKMPFISKREMRDEVDEAALTAFYVNGLHRTRDRTGIIIYVSVYERTVRILADKGINDKVNPTAWDEVVADITKGIKEGRPGEALCRGVVRCGDLITRHFPVKHDDTDELPNLIIGGEAK from the coding sequence ATGAAGACACTCGCACAGACATTTCTTTCCCAGGACGAGCAGGAAAAACTCGTCCAATGCGTCATGGACGTGGAAAAACGGACCTCGGGCGAAATCGTCCCGGTCATCGCGTCCTCCAGCTACGACTATCCCCGGGCCTCGCACCTGGGCGGGCTGCTGCTCGGCGTGCTCACCGCCGTGTGCGTGGCCATGCTCCTGGGGCGTGAGGACATGTGGGTTTTTCTCGCCCTGTTCCTGGCGGCCTATGTGCTCTTTTCCCAGCTGCTTAACGCCATCCCGGAGCTCAAGATGCCGTTCATCTCCAAGCGGGAGATGCGCGACGAGGTGGACGAGGCCGCGCTCACGGCGTTTTACGTCAACGGGCTGCACCGGACCCGCGACCGGACCGGGATCATCATCTACGTCTCGGTCTATGAACGCACCGTGCGCATTCTCGCGGACAAGGGGATCAACGACAAGGTCAATCCCACGGCCTGGGACGAGGTGGTGGCCGACATCACCAAGGGTATCAAGGAAGGCAGGCCGGGCGAGGCCCTGTGCCGGGGCGTGGTGCGTTGCGGCGACCTGATTACCCGCCACTTTCCGGTCAAGCACGACGACACGGACGAGCTGCCCAACCTGATCATCGGAGGGGAGGCCAAGTAG
- a CDS encoding HD domain-containing phosphohydrolase, producing the protein MDDAHLLGHDAAVLTILRTTDEVNQLRDVDTILDKILMESRKFANADAGSIFLVEGDSLIFSYVQNETLFAEGSANAALYQNFSIPISEDSIVGYAAKTRKSLVIDDAYELDPTLPYSLNKAFDEKSGYRTTSMLTVPLIAQESRLVGVMQLINAKTESGRVVPFSCEAATYIPLFCNNAAVAIERGIMNRELILRMMQMAELRDPTETGPHVQRVGAFSAEIYGAWAARRKIPPKEIKREQDSLRLAAMLHDVGKVGIPDAILKKPAKLTTEEFEIIKLHTLFGARLFRNQTNELDRMSMEIALRHHERWAEPGYPGIVTPDIWAPEPKLGAGEPINGEAIPLAARICAVADVFDALSSPRAYKEPYDDAKCLRILEEESGTHFDPELVEICFEIFDVIKAIRDKYQEKWTV; encoded by the coding sequence ATGGATGATGCCCATTTACTCGGCCATGATGCCGCCGTCCTGACCATCCTCAGGACCACGGACGAGGTGAACCAGCTCAGGGACGTGGACACGATCCTTGACAAGATTCTCATGGAGTCCCGGAAGTTCGCCAATGCGGATGCCGGCTCCATTTTTCTCGTGGAAGGCGATAGCCTTATTTTCAGCTATGTTCAGAATGAGACTCTCTTTGCAGAGGGAAGCGCCAACGCAGCGCTTTACCAGAACTTTTCCATCCCCATCAGTGAAGATTCCATAGTCGGCTACGCGGCCAAGACGCGCAAGAGCCTGGTCATCGACGACGCCTACGAGCTGGACCCGACCCTGCCGTACTCCCTGAACAAGGCCTTTGACGAGAAGTCGGGATACCGGACCACCTCCATGCTGACGGTCCCGCTTATCGCCCAGGAAAGCCGGTTGGTGGGGGTCATGCAGCTGATCAACGCCAAGACCGAGTCCGGCCGAGTGGTGCCTTTCTCCTGTGAGGCCGCGACGTATATTCCCCTGTTCTGCAACAACGCCGCCGTGGCCATCGAGCGCGGGATCATGAACCGTGAATTGATCCTGCGCATGATGCAGATGGCCGAGCTGCGCGATCCCACGGAAACCGGCCCTCACGTCCAGCGTGTCGGCGCATTCAGCGCCGAGATCTACGGTGCCTGGGCCGCACGCCGGAAGATTCCGCCCAAGGAGATCAAGCGGGAGCAGGACAGCCTGCGCCTGGCGGCCATGCTCCACGACGTGGGCAAAGTCGGCATCCCGGACGCCATCCTCAAGAAACCGGCCAAGCTGACCACCGAGGAATTTGAGATCATCAAGCTGCATACCCTGTTCGGGGCTCGGCTCTTCCGAAACCAGACCAACGAACTGGACCGCATGTCCATGGAGATCGCTCTCCGCCATCATGAGCGCTGGGCCGAGCCCGGCTATCCGGGCATCGTTACGCCGGACATTTGGGCTCCGGAGCCGAAGCTGGGCGCAGGTGAGCCCATCAACGGCGAGGCCATTCCGCTGGCCGCCCGTATCTGTGCCGTGGCCGACGTCTTCGATGCGCTGTCTTCCCCGCGCGCGTACAAGGAGCCATACGACGACGCCAAGTGCCTCCGCATACTGGAGGAGGAGTCCGGCACGCACTTCGACCCCGAACTGGTCGAGATCTGTTTTGAGATTTTCGACGTCATCAAGGCCATCAGGGACAAATACCAGGAAAAGTGGACCGTGTGA